The following are encoded together in the Drosophila sechellia strain sech25 chromosome 3R, ASM438219v1, whole genome shotgun sequence genome:
- the LOC6607114 gene encoding alpha-mannosidase 2 isoform X2 produces MLRIRRRFALVICSGCLLVFLSLYIILNFAAPAATQIKPNYENIENKLQELQNGLQEHGEEMRNLRARLAKTSNRDDPIRPPLKVARSPRPGQCQDVVQDVPNVDVQMLELYDRMSFKDIDGGVWKQGWNIKYDPLKYNAHHKLKVFVVPHSHNDPGWIQTFEDYYQHDTKHILSNALRHLHDNPEMKFIWAEISYFARFYHDLGENKKMQMKSIVKNGQLEFVTGGWVMPDEANSHWRNVLLQLTEGQTWLKQFMNVTPTASWAIDPFGHSPTMPYILQKSGFKNMLIQRTHYSVKKELAQQRQLEFLWRQIWDNKGDTALFTHMMPFYSYDIPHTCGPDPKVCCQFDFKRMGAFGLSCPWKVPPRAISDQNVAARSDLLVDQWKKKAELYRTNVLLIPLGDDFRFKQNTEWDVQRVNYERLFEHINSQAHFNVQAQFGTLQEYFDAVHQAERAGQAEFPTLSGDFFTYADRSDNYWSGYYTSRPYHKRMDRVLMHYVRAAEMLSAWHSWDGMARIEERLEQARRELSLFQHHDGITGTAKTHVVVDYEQRMQDALKACQMVMQQSVYRLLTKPSIYSPDFSFSYFTLDDSRWPGSGVEDSRTTIILGEDILPSKHVVMHNTLPHWREQLVDFYVSSPFVSVTDLANNPVEAQVSPVWSWHHDTLTKTIHPQGSTTKYRIIFKARVPPMGLATYVLTISDSKPEHTSYASNLLLRKNPTSLPLGQYPEDVKFGDPREISLRVGNGPTLAFSEQGLLKSIQLTQDSPHVPVHFKFLKYGVRSHGDRSGAYLFLPNGPASPVELGQPVVLVTKGKLESSVSVGLPSVVHQTIMRGGAPEIRNLVDIGSLDNTEIVMRLETHIDSGDIFYTDLNGLQFIKRRRLDKLPLQANYYPIPSGMFIEDVNMRLTLLTGQPLGGSSLASGELEIMQDRRLASDDERGLGQGVLDNRPVLHIYRLVLEKINNCVRPSELHPAGYLTSAAHKASQSLLDPLDKFIFAENEWIGAQGQFGGDHPSAREDLDVSVMRRLTKSSAKTQRVGYVLHRTNLMQCGTPEENAQKLDVCHLLPNVARCERTTLTFLQNLEHLDGMVAPEVCPMETAAYVSSHSS; encoded by the exons ATGTTGCGAATACGTCGGCGCTTCGCTTTGGTTATTTGCTCCGGCTGCCTGCTGGTTTTCCTCAGCCTGTACATAATCCTCAACTTTGCGGCGCCGGCAGCCACCCAGATAAAG CCCAACTATGAAAACATTGAGAACAAGCTGCAGGAGCTGCAAAATGGTTTGCAGGAGCACGGGGAGGAGATGCGGAATCTCAGGGCGCGGCTGGCCAAAACATCCAATCGTGACGATCCAATAAGACCTCCACTTAAAGTGGCTCGTTCCCCGAGGCCAGGACAATGCCAAGATGTGGTCCAGGACGTGCCCAATGTGGATGTACAGATGCTGGAGCTATACGATCGCATGTCCTTCAAGGACATCGACGGAGGCGTGTGGAAACAGGGCTGGAACATTAAGTACGATCCACTGAAGTACAACGCCCATCACAAACTGAAAGTCTTTGTTGTGCCGCACTCGCACAACGATCCTGGATGGATTCAGACGTTCGAGGACTACTACCAGCACGACACAAAGCACATCCTGTCCAATGCCTTGCGGCATCTGCACGACAATCCCGAGATGAAGTTCATCTGGGCGGAGATCTCCTACTTTGCCCGGTTCTATCACGATTTGGGCGAGAACAAAAAGATGCAGATGAAGTC CATTGTGAAGAATGGACAGTTGGAATTTGTGACTGGAGGATGGGTAATGCCGGACGAGGCCAACTCCCACTGGCGAAACGTACTGCTGCAGCTGACAGAAGGACAAACCTGGCTGAAGCAATTCATGAATGTTACACCCACTGCTTCCTGGGCCATCGATCCCTTCGGACACAGTCCCACTATGCCGTACATTTTGCAGAAGAGTGGCTTCAAGAATATGCTTATCCAGAGAACGCACTATTCGGTGAAGAAGGAACTGGCCCAACAGCGCCAGCTTGAGTTTCTTTGGCGCCAGATCTGGGACAACAAGGGGGACACAGCTCTCTTCACCCACATGATGCCCTTCTACTCGTACGACATTCCTCACACTTGTGGTCCAGATCCCAAGGTTTGCTGTCAGTTCGATTTTAAACGAATGGGCGCCTTCGGTTTGAGCTGCCCGTGGAAGGTGCCGCCGCGTGCAATCAGTGATCAAAATGTGGCAGCACGCTCAGATCTGCTGGTTGATCAGTGGAAGAAGAAGGCCGAGCTGTATCGCACGAACGTGCTGCTGATTCCGTTGGGCGACGACTTCCGCTTCAAGCAGAACACCGAGTGGGATGTGCAGCGCGTGAACTACGAAAGGCTGTTCGAACACATCAACAGCCAGGCGCACTTCAATGTTCAGGCGCAGTTCGGCACACTGCAGGAATATTTTGATGCAGTGCACCAGGCGGAGAGGGCGGGACAAGCCGAGTTTCCCACGCTGAGCGGTGACTTTTTCACATACGCCGATCGATCGGATAACTATTGGAGTGGCTACTACACATCCCGCCCGTATCACAAGCGCATGGACCGCGTCCTGATGCACTATGTACGTGCAGCAGAAATGCTCTCCGCCTGGCACTCCTGGGACGGAATGGCCCGCATCGAGGAGCGCCTGGAGCAGGCCCGCAGGGAGCTGTCATTGTTCCAGCACCACGACGGTATAACTGGAACAGCCAAAACACACGTAGTCGTCGACTACGAGCAACGCATGCAGGATGCTTTGAAAGCCTGTCAAATGGTAATGCAACAGTCGGTCTACCGACTGCTGACAAAGCCCTCCATCTACAGTCCGGACTTCAGTTTCTCGTACTTTACGCTGGACGACTCCCGCTGGCCAGGATCTGGTGTAGAGGACAGTCGTACCACCATAATACTGGGCGAGGATATACTGCCCTCCAAGCATGTGGTGATGCACAACACCCTGCCCCACTGGCGGGAGCAGCTGGTGGACTTTTATGTATCCAGTCCTTTTGTAAGCGTCACTGACTTGGCAAACAATCCGGTGGAGGCTCAGGTGTCCCCTGTGTGGAGCTGGCACCACGACACACTCACAAAGACTATCCACCCACAAGGCTCCACCACCAAGTACCGCATCATCTTCAAGGCTCGGGTGCCGCCCATGGGCTTGGCCACCTACGTTCTAACCATCTCCGATTCCAAGCCAGA GCACACCTCGTATGCATCGAATCTCTTGCTCCGTAAAAACCCGACATCGTTACCATTGGGCCAATATCCGGAGGATGTGAAGTTTGGCGATCCTCGAGAGATCTCATTACGGGTTGGTAACGGACCCACCTTGGCATTTTCGGAGCAGGGTCTCCTTAAGTCTATTCAGCTCACTCAGGATAGCCCACATGTGCCGGTGCACTTCAAGTTCCTCAAGTATGGCGTTCGATCGCATGGCGATAGGTCCGGTGCCTATCTGTTCCTGCCCAATGGACCAGCTTCGCCGGTCGAGCTTGGCCAGCCAGTGGTCCTGGTGACAAAGGGCAAACTGGAGTCGTCCGTGAGCGTGGGACTTCCGAGCGTGGTGCACCAGACCATAATGCGCGGCGGAGCACCTGAGATTCGTAATCTGGTGGACATTGGCTCACTGGACAACACGGAGATCGTGATGCGCTTGGAGACGCATATCGACAGTGGCGACATCTTCTACACGGATCTCAATGGACTGCAATTTATCAAGAGGCGGCGTTTGGACAAACTACCTTTGCAGGCCAACTATTATCCCATACCCTCTGGAATGTTCATCGAGGATGTCAATATGCGACTCACTCTCCTTACGGGTCAACCGCTGGGGGGATCTTCCCTGGCCTCGGGCGAGCTGGAGATTATGCAAGATCGTCGCCTGGCCAGCGATGATGAACGCGGCCTGGGACAGGGTGTTTTGGACAACAGGCCGGTGCTGCATATTTATCGGCTGGTGCTGGAGAAGATTAACAACTGTGTCCGACCGTCAGAGCTTCATCCGGCCGGATATTTGACAAGTGCCGCTCACAAAGCATCGCAGTCATTGTTGGACCCACTGGACAAGTTTATATTCGCTGAAAATGAGTGGATCGGAGCACAGGGACAATTTGGCGGCGATCATCCTTCGGCTCGTGAGGATCTCGATGTGTCGGTGATGCGACGCTTAACCAAGAGTTCGGCCAAAACCCAGCGAGTAGGCTACGTTCTGCACCGCACCAATCTGATGCAATGCGGCACTCCAGAGGAGAACGCACAGAAG CTGGATGTGTGCCACCTACTACCGAATGTGGCAAGATGCGAGCGCACGACGCTAACCTTCCTGCAGAATTTGGAGCACTTGGATGGCATGGTGGCGCCGGAAGTGTGCCCCATGGAAACCGCCGCTTATGTGAGCAGTCACTCAAGCTGA
- the LOC6607114 gene encoding alpha-mannosidase 2 isoform X1, whose product MLRIRRRFALVICSGCLLVFLSLYIILNFAAPAATQIKQPNYENIENKLQELQNGLQEHGEEMRNLRARLAKTSNRDDPIRPPLKVARSPRPGQCQDVVQDVPNVDVQMLELYDRMSFKDIDGGVWKQGWNIKYDPLKYNAHHKLKVFVVPHSHNDPGWIQTFEDYYQHDTKHILSNALRHLHDNPEMKFIWAEISYFARFYHDLGENKKMQMKSIVKNGQLEFVTGGWVMPDEANSHWRNVLLQLTEGQTWLKQFMNVTPTASWAIDPFGHSPTMPYILQKSGFKNMLIQRTHYSVKKELAQQRQLEFLWRQIWDNKGDTALFTHMMPFYSYDIPHTCGPDPKVCCQFDFKRMGAFGLSCPWKVPPRAISDQNVAARSDLLVDQWKKKAELYRTNVLLIPLGDDFRFKQNTEWDVQRVNYERLFEHINSQAHFNVQAQFGTLQEYFDAVHQAERAGQAEFPTLSGDFFTYADRSDNYWSGYYTSRPYHKRMDRVLMHYVRAAEMLSAWHSWDGMARIEERLEQARRELSLFQHHDGITGTAKTHVVVDYEQRMQDALKACQMVMQQSVYRLLTKPSIYSPDFSFSYFTLDDSRWPGSGVEDSRTTIILGEDILPSKHVVMHNTLPHWREQLVDFYVSSPFVSVTDLANNPVEAQVSPVWSWHHDTLTKTIHPQGSTTKYRIIFKARVPPMGLATYVLTISDSKPEHTSYASNLLLRKNPTSLPLGQYPEDVKFGDPREISLRVGNGPTLAFSEQGLLKSIQLTQDSPHVPVHFKFLKYGVRSHGDRSGAYLFLPNGPASPVELGQPVVLVTKGKLESSVSVGLPSVVHQTIMRGGAPEIRNLVDIGSLDNTEIVMRLETHIDSGDIFYTDLNGLQFIKRRRLDKLPLQANYYPIPSGMFIEDVNMRLTLLTGQPLGGSSLASGELEIMQDRRLASDDERGLGQGVLDNRPVLHIYRLVLEKINNCVRPSELHPAGYLTSAAHKASQSLLDPLDKFIFAENEWIGAQGQFGGDHPSAREDLDVSVMRRLTKSSAKTQRVGYVLHRTNLMQCGTPEENAQKLDVCHLLPNVARCERTTLTFLQNLEHLDGMVAPEVCPMETAAYVSSHSS is encoded by the exons ATGTTGCGAATACGTCGGCGCTTCGCTTTGGTTATTTGCTCCGGCTGCCTGCTGGTTTTCCTCAGCCTGTACATAATCCTCAACTTTGCGGCGCCGGCAGCCACCCAGATAAAG CAGCCCAACTATGAAAACATTGAGAACAAGCTGCAGGAGCTGCAAAATGGTTTGCAGGAGCACGGGGAGGAGATGCGGAATCTCAGGGCGCGGCTGGCCAAAACATCCAATCGTGACGATCCAATAAGACCTCCACTTAAAGTGGCTCGTTCCCCGAGGCCAGGACAATGCCAAGATGTGGTCCAGGACGTGCCCAATGTGGATGTACAGATGCTGGAGCTATACGATCGCATGTCCTTCAAGGACATCGACGGAGGCGTGTGGAAACAGGGCTGGAACATTAAGTACGATCCACTGAAGTACAACGCCCATCACAAACTGAAAGTCTTTGTTGTGCCGCACTCGCACAACGATCCTGGATGGATTCAGACGTTCGAGGACTACTACCAGCACGACACAAAGCACATCCTGTCCAATGCCTTGCGGCATCTGCACGACAATCCCGAGATGAAGTTCATCTGGGCGGAGATCTCCTACTTTGCCCGGTTCTATCACGATTTGGGCGAGAACAAAAAGATGCAGATGAAGTC CATTGTGAAGAATGGACAGTTGGAATTTGTGACTGGAGGATGGGTAATGCCGGACGAGGCCAACTCCCACTGGCGAAACGTACTGCTGCAGCTGACAGAAGGACAAACCTGGCTGAAGCAATTCATGAATGTTACACCCACTGCTTCCTGGGCCATCGATCCCTTCGGACACAGTCCCACTATGCCGTACATTTTGCAGAAGAGTGGCTTCAAGAATATGCTTATCCAGAGAACGCACTATTCGGTGAAGAAGGAACTGGCCCAACAGCGCCAGCTTGAGTTTCTTTGGCGCCAGATCTGGGACAACAAGGGGGACACAGCTCTCTTCACCCACATGATGCCCTTCTACTCGTACGACATTCCTCACACTTGTGGTCCAGATCCCAAGGTTTGCTGTCAGTTCGATTTTAAACGAATGGGCGCCTTCGGTTTGAGCTGCCCGTGGAAGGTGCCGCCGCGTGCAATCAGTGATCAAAATGTGGCAGCACGCTCAGATCTGCTGGTTGATCAGTGGAAGAAGAAGGCCGAGCTGTATCGCACGAACGTGCTGCTGATTCCGTTGGGCGACGACTTCCGCTTCAAGCAGAACACCGAGTGGGATGTGCAGCGCGTGAACTACGAAAGGCTGTTCGAACACATCAACAGCCAGGCGCACTTCAATGTTCAGGCGCAGTTCGGCACACTGCAGGAATATTTTGATGCAGTGCACCAGGCGGAGAGGGCGGGACAAGCCGAGTTTCCCACGCTGAGCGGTGACTTTTTCACATACGCCGATCGATCGGATAACTATTGGAGTGGCTACTACACATCCCGCCCGTATCACAAGCGCATGGACCGCGTCCTGATGCACTATGTACGTGCAGCAGAAATGCTCTCCGCCTGGCACTCCTGGGACGGAATGGCCCGCATCGAGGAGCGCCTGGAGCAGGCCCGCAGGGAGCTGTCATTGTTCCAGCACCACGACGGTATAACTGGAACAGCCAAAACACACGTAGTCGTCGACTACGAGCAACGCATGCAGGATGCTTTGAAAGCCTGTCAAATGGTAATGCAACAGTCGGTCTACCGACTGCTGACAAAGCCCTCCATCTACAGTCCGGACTTCAGTTTCTCGTACTTTACGCTGGACGACTCCCGCTGGCCAGGATCTGGTGTAGAGGACAGTCGTACCACCATAATACTGGGCGAGGATATACTGCCCTCCAAGCATGTGGTGATGCACAACACCCTGCCCCACTGGCGGGAGCAGCTGGTGGACTTTTATGTATCCAGTCCTTTTGTAAGCGTCACTGACTTGGCAAACAATCCGGTGGAGGCTCAGGTGTCCCCTGTGTGGAGCTGGCACCACGACACACTCACAAAGACTATCCACCCACAAGGCTCCACCACCAAGTACCGCATCATCTTCAAGGCTCGGGTGCCGCCCATGGGCTTGGCCACCTACGTTCTAACCATCTCCGATTCCAAGCCAGA GCACACCTCGTATGCATCGAATCTCTTGCTCCGTAAAAACCCGACATCGTTACCATTGGGCCAATATCCGGAGGATGTGAAGTTTGGCGATCCTCGAGAGATCTCATTACGGGTTGGTAACGGACCCACCTTGGCATTTTCGGAGCAGGGTCTCCTTAAGTCTATTCAGCTCACTCAGGATAGCCCACATGTGCCGGTGCACTTCAAGTTCCTCAAGTATGGCGTTCGATCGCATGGCGATAGGTCCGGTGCCTATCTGTTCCTGCCCAATGGACCAGCTTCGCCGGTCGAGCTTGGCCAGCCAGTGGTCCTGGTGACAAAGGGCAAACTGGAGTCGTCCGTGAGCGTGGGACTTCCGAGCGTGGTGCACCAGACCATAATGCGCGGCGGAGCACCTGAGATTCGTAATCTGGTGGACATTGGCTCACTGGACAACACGGAGATCGTGATGCGCTTGGAGACGCATATCGACAGTGGCGACATCTTCTACACGGATCTCAATGGACTGCAATTTATCAAGAGGCGGCGTTTGGACAAACTACCTTTGCAGGCCAACTATTATCCCATACCCTCTGGAATGTTCATCGAGGATGTCAATATGCGACTCACTCTCCTTACGGGTCAACCGCTGGGGGGATCTTCCCTGGCCTCGGGCGAGCTGGAGATTATGCAAGATCGTCGCCTGGCCAGCGATGATGAACGCGGCCTGGGACAGGGTGTTTTGGACAACAGGCCGGTGCTGCATATTTATCGGCTGGTGCTGGAGAAGATTAACAACTGTGTCCGACCGTCAGAGCTTCATCCGGCCGGATATTTGACAAGTGCCGCTCACAAAGCATCGCAGTCATTGTTGGACCCACTGGACAAGTTTATATTCGCTGAAAATGAGTGGATCGGAGCACAGGGACAATTTGGCGGCGATCATCCTTCGGCTCGTGAGGATCTCGATGTGTCGGTGATGCGACGCTTAACCAAGAGTTCGGCCAAAACCCAGCGAGTAGGCTACGTTCTGCACCGCACCAATCTGATGCAATGCGGCACTCCAGAGGAGAACGCACAGAAG CTGGATGTGTGCCACCTACTACCGAATGTGGCAAGATGCGAGCGCACGACGCTAACCTTCCTGCAGAATTTGGAGCACTTGGATGGCATGGTGGCGCCGGAAGTGTGCCCCATGGAAACCGCCGCTTATGTGAGCAGTCACTCAAGCTGA
- the LOC6607115 gene encoding two pore potassium channel protein sup-9 has protein sequence MMKRQNVRTLSLVVCTFTYLLIGAAVFDSLESPTEAKRWDFLQTVKNNFVRKYNVTDEDFRVMEIVIIENKPHKAGPQWKFAGAFYFSTVVLAMIGYGHSTPVTIPGKAFCMGYAMVGIPLGLVMFQSIGERLNKFASVIIRRAKRASGARCTDATEMNLMLATGMLSSIIITTGAAVFSRYEGWSYFDSFYYCFVTLTTIGFGDYVALQNDQALTNKPGYVALSLVFILFGLAVVAASINLLVLRFMTMQAEDAKRDEQDAQNLAGNAQPVTFDDESTYNMHGKLLENNYTTENDETASLCSCTCMGGTRCLNHEQFVDPDFQPTDIIESTLCLKRASV, from the exons ATGATGAAACGACAGAATGTTCGAACCCTTTCCCTGGTGGTATGCACTTTCACCTATCTCTTAATTGGAGCCGCCGTCTTCGATTCCCTGGAGTCACCGACGGAGGCCAAAAGATGGGATTTCCTACAGA CCGTTAAGAACAACTTTGTTAGAAAGTACAATGTGACGGACGAGGATTTCCGTGTGATGGAAATCGTCATCATTGAAAATAAGCCCCACAAGGCCGGACCTCAATGGAAATTCGCCGGAGCTTTCTATTTCAGCACGGTTGTACTGGCTATGATAG GATACGGACATTCCACACCAGTCACAATTCCGGGAAAAGCTTTTTGTATGGGCTATGCTATG GTGGGCATCCCGCTTGGTCTGGTGATGTTCCAGTCTATCGGAGAACGTCTGAATAAGTTTGCATCCGTGATTATAAGGCGGGCAAAGAGAGCCAGTGGAGCCCGCTGTACGGATGCCACCGAAATGAATCTCATGTTGGCCACCGGAATGCTCTCCTCCATAATAATAACCACTGGAGCAGCTGTATTTTCCCGATACGAGGGTTGGAGCTACTTCGATAGCTTCTACTATTGTTTTGTCACCTTGACGACAATTGGTTTCGGCGATTATGTGGCATTGCAGAACGATCAAGCTCTAACTAATAAGCCTGGCTATGTGGCACTGAGCTTGGTCTTCATCCTATTCGGCTTGGCCGTGGTAGCCGCCAGTATCAATCTATTGGTGCTCCGCTTCATGACCAT GCAAGCGGAGGATGCCAAGAGAGATGAGCAGGATGCCCAGAACCTGGCCGGAAATGCACAGCCAGTGACCTTCGATGATGAGTCCACGTACAATATGCACGGCAAGCTGCTGGAGAACAACTACACAACGGAGAACGATGAGACCGCCTCCCTGTGTTCCTGCACCTGCATGGGTGGCACCAGGTGCCTGAATCATGAGCAGTTCGTGGACCCGGACTTTCAGCCTACTGACATCATCGAGAGCACCTTGTGCCTGAAGCGAGCCTCCGTCTGA
- the LOC6607116 gene encoding tubulin beta-2 chain, translated as MREIVHIQAGQCGNQIGGKFWEVISDEHCIDATGTYYGDSDLQLERINVYYNEATGAKYVPRAILVDLEPGTMDSVRSGAFGQIFRPDNFVFGQSGAGNNWAKGHYTEGAELVDSVLDVVRKESEGCDCLQGFQLTHSLGGGTGSGMGTLLISKIREEYPDRIMNTFSVVPSPKVSDTVVEPYNATLSVHQLVENTDETYCIDNEALYDICFRTLKLTTPTYGDLNHLVSATMSGVTTCLRFPGQLNADLRKLAVNMVPFPRLHFFMPGFAPLTSRGSQQYRALTVPELTQQMFDAKNMMAACDPRHGRYLTVAAIFRGRMSMKEVDEQMLNIQNKNSSFFVEWIPNNCKTAVCDIPPRGLKMSATFIGNSTAIQELFKRVSEQFTAMFRRKAFLHWYTGEGMDEMEFTEAESNMNDLVSEYQQYQEATADEEGEFDEDEEGGGDE; from the exons ATGCGTGAAATTGTACACATTCAGGCCGGTCAATGCGGCAACCAGATCGGTGGTAAGTTCTGGGAGGTAATCTCGGATGAGCACTGTATCGACGCGACCGGAACGTACTACGGCGATAGTGATCTCCAGCTGGAGCGCATCAATGTATACTACAATGAGGCCACCGGTGCCAAGTATGTTCCACGCGCCATTCTCGTGGACCTGGAGCCCGGCACCATGGATTCGGTTCGCTCTGGCGCCTTTGGCCAGATCTTCCGGCCGGACAACTTTGTCTTTGGCCAATCGGGAGCAGGCAACAACTGGGCCAAGGGTCATTACACCGAGGGTGCCGAACTGGTGGATTCCGTCTTGGATGTGGTGCGGAAGGAGTCTGAGGGCTGCGATTGCCTACAG GGCTTCCAACTGACCCACTCGCTGGGTGGCGGCACTGGCTCCGGCATGGGAACCCTCTTGATCTCGAAGATCCGCGAGGAGTACCCGGACCGCATCATGAACACCTTTTCGGTGGTGCCCTCGCCCAAGGTGTCCGATACGGTGGTGGAGCCCTACAACGCCACCCTGAGTGTGCATCAGCTGGTGGAGAATACGGATGAGACCTACTGCATCGACAACGAGGCGTTGTATGACATCTGCTTCCGCACACTGAAGCTGACCACCCCCACCTACGGTGACCTGAACCATCTGGTTTCGGCCACCATGTCTGGTGTGACAACCTGCCTGCGTTTCCCTGGCCAACTGAACGCTGATCTTCGCAAGCTGGCCGTGAACATGGTACCCTTCCCCCGGCTGCACTTCTTCATGCCCGGATTTGCACCGCTCACCTCGCGAGGATCGCAACAATACCGGGCCCTTACCGTTCCGGAGCTGACCCAGCAGATGTTCGATGCAAAAAACATGATGGCTGCGTGCGATCCGCGACATGGTCGCTACCTGACCGTCGCCGCCATCTTCCGTGGCCGCATGTCCATGAAGGAGGTGGACGAGCAGATGCTGAACATTCAGAACAAGAACAGCAGCTTCTTCGTGGAATGGATCCCGAATAACTGCAAGACAGCGGTGTGCGATATTCCGCCCAGAGGTCTGAAGATGTCGGCCACCTTCATTGGCAACTCCACCGCCATTCAGGAGCTTTTCAAACGGGTGTCGGAGCAGTTCACTGCCATGTTCCGTAGGAAGGCCTTCTTGCATTGGTACACCGGCGAGGGAATGGACGAAATGGAGTTCACGGAGGCCGAGAGCAACATGAACGACTTGGTATCGGAGTACCAGCAGTACCAGGAGGCGACTGCCGACGAGGAGGGCGAATTCGATGAAGACGAAGAAGGTGGCGGCGATGAATAA
- the LOC6621751 gene encoding uncharacterized protein LOC6621751, whose translation MYYPTTPVTSRSGYLRGRKRIKPHPISQLQSGKPTSEYNEDEDCTNIDPEESVSSNSSQTDTSMDVKAQDISTDSGLDTSQETGNEPRYSLRKMDKNSL comes from the coding sequence ATGTATTATCCGACTACTCCAGTTACCTCTCGCAGTGGCTATCTGCGCGGCCGCAAGCGCATAAAGCCGCATCCCATATCGCAGCTGCAGAGTGGAAAACCGACGTCGGAATACAACGAGGATGAGGATTGCACAAATATTGATCCAGAAGAATCCGTCAGCTCCAACTCATCGCAGACGGACACCTCGATGGACGTGAAAGCGCAGGATATCAGCACGGATAGTGGTCTGGACACTAGCCAGGAGACCGGCAACGAACCGCGCTACTCCCTTCGCAAGATGGATAAGAATTCTCTTTAG